The Rhododendron vialii isolate Sample 1 chromosome 8a, ASM3025357v1 genome has a window encoding:
- the LOC131298340 gene encoding uncharacterized protein LOC131298340, translating to MGSSDRAKKGESKGEGLVDLVFSWSLADVLNKDLYKTQVKPIPETFSSNKEYMDSFIYPLIEEIHSGLSENIQAVHHAPMREIWTVNISKDFEPPNALYYNISLNKKRDIANGKVMYKPKFGDLIALTEVRPKWIRDLDRPKSPYVIAVVQGMGEYGSEKIEIRASKTIVLGEYGDQREDKNKRSLFVVYLGNFITEIRIWTALKSELEGGSMNIIKRVLQPDSTIGENCTSCSFEESNRDVKSEVRNATSTFKLNDSQQDAVLSCVATGRCHHQNTVKLIWGPPGTGKTKTAASLLFVLLRIKCRTLTCAPTNIAVFGVASRLMSLVSRTLEYDTYGLGDIVLFGIGERMKIDDHDNTLGIFLNSRMKIDDDHEDILDVLLDYRVYALSSCLSPLSGWKHNVQSMLCLLEDPEEMYRLYLEQEKKKNEDDDKEEEEEEDSSFENQTVNSNEDEEEDIGQDLNDGDKKKEEEEEEPSKREEKLKFDSKREEKENSTQSNKEKRERWRRMKVH from the exons ATGGGAAGTAGTGATCGTGCAAAGAAGGGAGAATCGAAGGGTGAAGGGTTAGTTGACTTGGTCTTCTCTTGGTCTCTTGCTGATGTTCTCAACAAAGATCTTTACAAGACCCAG GTTAAGCCAATTCCAGAGACCTTTTCATCAAACAAGGAGTATATGGACTCATTTATCTACCCCCTCATTGAAGAGATACACTCTGGTTTGTCAGAAAACATACAGGCAGTGCATCATGCTCCTATGCGAGAAATATGGACCGTTAACATATCCAAAGACTTTGAACCTCCCAACGCCTTGTACTACAACATTTCGTTGAATAAAAAGAGAGACATTGCAAATGGTAAAGTAATGTACAAGCCCAAGTTTGGAGATCTTATTGCCTTGACAGAGGTCAGACCGAAATGGATTCGTGATCTTGACAGGCCTAAAAGTCCTTATGTTATTGCTGTGGTTCAAGGGATGGGGGAATATGGTtctgaaaaaattgaaatacgtGCGTCCAAGACCATCGTGTTGGGTGAATATGGAGATCAACGAGAGGATAAGAATAAGCGAAGTCTTTTTGTTGTTTACCTTGGAAACTTTATAACTGAGATACGAATATGGACGGCATTGAAGTCAGAGCTGGAAGGGGGGAGCATGAACATCATTAAGAGAGTGTTGCAACCGGATTCCACT ATTGGGGAAAATTGTACCAGTTGCTCGTTCGAAGAGAGTAACCGAGATGTCAAATCCGAAGTGCGGAATGCCACCAGTACCTTCAAGTTGAACGACTCCCAACAGGATGCTGTGTTAAGTTGTGTTGCTACAGGACGATGTCATCACCAAAATACTGTCAAACTAATATGGGGCCCTCCCGGAACTGGGAAAACAAAGACAGCGGCTTCGTTACTATTTGTTCTGCTGAGGATAAAATGCAGAACACTGACATGTGCGCCAACTAATATTGCAGTTTTTGGTGTCGCTTCACGACTTATGAGTTTGGTGAGTCGTACACTTGAGTATGATACTTACGGGTTGGGAGATATAGTTTTATTTGGCATTGGAGAAAGAATGAAGATTGACGATCATGACAACACTTTGGGTATATTTCTTAATTCCAGAATGAAGATTGATGATGATCATGAAGACATTTTGGATGTACTTCTTGATTACCGGGTTTATGCTCTTTCCTCTTGTCTTTCTCCATTGTCTGGGTGGAAACATAATGTGCAGTCGATGCTATGTTTACTTGAAGACCCTGAAGAGATGTACCGTTTGTATTtggaacaagaaaaaaagaagaatgaggACGATGacaaggaagaagaggaggaggaggactcAAGTTTTGAAAATCAGACAGTAAATAGCAACGAAGACGAAGAGGAAGATATCGGTCAAGACTTAAATGATGGGGataagaagaaggaggaggaagaagaggagccttcaaagagagaagagaaattgAAGTTTGATagtaaaagagaggagaaagaaaacTCGACTCAAagtaacaaagaaaaaagagaaaggtgGAGAAGGATGAAGGTCCATTGA
- the LOC131336460 gene encoding uncharacterized protein LOC131336460: MTSMEEDDEAEVSPPKGAQSLVDLVFSWSIHDVLNKDLYKDKVQQIPTTFPSTSCYLKSFIFPLIEETHADLCSGMEKLADASTYEISSVERSKEYRPPKDLLYDIVIERTTNTKNAGDKCELETGDLFALTDIRPRCIDDLSRPKSGYLIALVQQVKEEKDFLKLQILTSMPMVLDQDMQMDEKIGTFFGVFLVNMTTHIRIWRALNLELGSSNLSIIGKVLQPDSFVRDGCSLCSFDKYAKARTNSHNVLYSSGLNDSQEAAVLKCIATRVCVHDSTVRLIWGPPGTGKTKTIGALLCVLRQMKCRTLTCAPTNLAVLEVTRRLLRMVMESVDCGIYGLGDVVLFGNRERMQIDAHDDLSNVFLDNRAKILGKCFAPKSGWRHYLRLIISLLEDPGHQYHLYLNDKRERNDESDDDMEDEEMLEFGRDKKELYAQNFRIVKNKKSWMKIIAQTLRDNKERKKGNEVLVQKNRSRDGKANNGNYRIGNKRRFNFGEFVKKEFKYIQKEMKYFIVNLCIHLPTCFISLEVVENMFQALDFLDHHGTLLCSASMVSDEEILNITEDGRGYVSGSSELSVSKRNCLQMLRSLPEAFFPPDALKSSIRAFCLDNACLLFCTASSSVRLHIQGRTPVELLVVDEAAQLKECESAIPLQLPGLRHAMLIGDEQQLPALVKSKICEEADFGRSLFERLVLLGHRKHLLNVQYRMHPSISLFPNQEFYKRQILDAQNVKEKSYHRSFLQGNLYGSYSFINIAFGSEDMNDGHSLRNMVEVAAVCDIISRLFKESVALKKRIGIGVIAPYKAQVSAIQEKLGSTYGSDPKSDFSVRVRTVDGFQGGEEDVIIISTVRSNGIGSVGFLSNNRRVNVALTRARYCLWILGNGTTLKNSGSVWKKIVADAKNRGFFHHADEDRNLSVAIIAALVDVDQLDIRLHVEPLLFSGARWKVCIDDTFWKSMEKVKDIEIRKEALSLLTKISCGWRRPHKEANLISLSGISTRFLEYYKVNERLNLVWTVVIHEEKHDYKQVLVVWDISALSDIAEVAKKLDNFFRSYPLDVMSLCRYKRFEGNFIFPVEVQKSDYMQLLSIQFAGLSLQDDF; the protein is encoded by the exons atgactTCAATGGAGGAGGATGATGAGGCCGAAGTTTCCCCTCCAAAGGGTGCCCAAAGTTTGGTAGATTTGGTCTTCTCTTGGTCTATTCATGATGTTCTCAACAAAGACCTTTACAAGGACAAG GTGCAGCAGATCCCTACAACATTCCCATCAACTTCTTGTTATTTGAAATCATTTATCTTCCCTCTCATTGAGGAAACACATGCAGACTTGTGTTCAGGCATGGAAAAATTGGCGGATGCATCGACCTATGAAATATCATCCGTGGAGAGGTCGAAAGAGTATCGTCCTCCCAAGGACCTTTTATATGATATTGTAATCGAAAGAACGACAAACACTAAGAATGCGGGAGATAAATGTGAACTGGAGACAGGAGACCTCTTTGCCCTCACTGATATAAGGCCAAGATGCATCGATGATTTGAGCAGGCCAAAAAGTGGCTATCTTATTGCTTTAGTTCAACAggtaaaagaagaaaaggatttTTTAAAACTCCAAATCTTGACATCAATGCCCATGGTGCTTGATCAAGACATGCAAATGGATGAGAAGATAGGAaccttttttggtgtttttcttGTGAATATGACAACACACATTCGGATATGGAGAGCACTGAACTTGGAACTGGGTTCAAGTAACTTGAGTATCATTGGGAAAGTGCTACAGCCTGATTCTTTT GTTAGGGACGGTTGTAGTCTTTGCTCGTTTGATAAATACGCAAAAGCAAGGACAAATTCCCACAATGTCCTTTACTCTTCTGGTCTGAATGACTCCCAAGAAGCAGCAGTCCTAAAGTGCATTGCAACAAGGGTATGCGTCCATGACAGTACAGTTAGGCTGATTTGGGGTCCACCTGGGACAGGGAAAACAAAGACAATTGGAGCGTTGTTATGTGTGCTTCGGCAGATGAAATGTAGGACACTTACTTGTGCCCCAACTAACCTTGCAGTTTTGGAAGTTACAAGGCGGCTGTTGAGAATGGTGATGGAGTCAGTTGATTGTGGGATTTATGGGTTAGGAGATGTAGTCTTATTTGGAAATAGGGAGCGAATGCAGATTGATGCTCATGACGACCTTTCTAATGTTTTTCTTGATAATCGTGCAAAAATTCTTGGTAAGTGCTTTGCTCCAAAATCTGGGTGGAGACATTATTTACGGCTGATAATATCTTTACTTGAAGATCCAGGACACCAGTACCATTTGTACTTAAATGATAAAAGGGAGAGAAACGATGAGAGTGATGATGATATGGAAGATGAGGAGATGCTGGAATTTGGTCGAGACAAAAAAGAACTATATGCTCAAAATTTCAGAATTGTGAAGAATAAGAAATCATGGATGAAGATTATTGCTCAAACCTTGAGAGACAATAAGGAAAGGAAGAAAGGGAATGAGGTGCTTGTGCAGAAGAACCGTTCACGTGATGGGAAAGCAAACAATGGAAATTATAGAATCGGAAACAAGAGAAGATTTAATTTCGGGGAATTCGTGAAGAAGGAATTCAAATATATACAAAAGGAAATGAAGTATTTCATTGTTAATTTGTGCATACACTTGCCAACTTGTTTTATTTCATTGGAAGTGGTAGAAAACATGTTTCAAGCTTTAGATTTTCTTGATCACCATGGAACTTTATTATGCAGTGCTTCTATGGTTTCTGATGAGGAAATCCTCAATATAACGGAAGATGGGAGAGGATATGTTAGTGGCTCATCTGAGCTAAGTGTGTCAAAAAGGAATTGTCTTCAAATGCTAAGATCTCTTCCTGAGGCATTCTTTCCCCCAGACGCCTTAAAATCATCAATCAGAGCATTTTGTTTGGATAATGCATGCCTGCTTTTCTGCACTGCTTCAAGTTCTGTTAGATTGCACATTCAAGGAAGAACACCAGTGGAGCTGTTGGTTGTTGATGAAGCGGCTCAGCTTAAAGAATGTGAATCAGCAATTCCTCTACAACTTCCTGGTCTACGCCATGCCATGCTTATAGGAGATGAGCAACAACTACCCGCTTTGGTTAAAAGCAAG aTTTGTGAGGAGGCTGACTTTGGTAGAAGTTTATTTGAGAGGCTGGTATTATTGGGCCATAGGAAGCACCTTCTCAATGTCCAATATAGAATGCATCCGTCAATAAGCTTATTTCCGAATCAGGAATTCTATAAAAGACAGATTTTAGATGCTCAAAATGTCAAAGAGAAAAGCTATCACAGGAGTTTTCTACAGGGCAATTTGTATGGTTCTTATTCTTTTATTAACATAGCATTTGGAAGTGAAGACATGAATGATGGGCATAGCCTCAGAAATATGGTGGAGGTCGCGGCTGTCTGTGATATAATTTCAAGACTATTTAAAG AATCTGTTGCCTTAAAAAAGAGGATTGGCATTGGTGTGATAGCACCATACAAGGCTCAGGTTTCTGCAATTCAAGAAAAGCTTGGATCGACATATGGTTCAGATCCAAAAAGTGACTTCTCTGTGAGAGTTCGCACAGTTGATGGTTTTCAGGGTGGCGAGGAGGACGTGATAATAATATCCACAGTCAGAAGTAATGGAATTGGGTCAGTGGGTTTTCTTTCGAATAATCGAAGAGTCAATGTGGCTCTCACCAGAGCAAG GTATTGCCTATGGATATTGGGCAATGGGACAACTTTAAAGAACAGTGGGTCTGTTTGGAAGAAAATAGTTGCTGATGCCAAGAATCGGGGTTTTTTTCACCATGCTGATGAGGACAGGAACCTGTCTGTAGCTATTATAGCTGCTTTGGTTGACGTGGACCAACTAGATATTCGACTCCATGTCGAGCCTCTACTATTCAGTGGAGCCAGGTGGAAG GTTTGTATTGATGATACATTTTGGAAATCAATGGAAAAGGTTAAGGACATTGAGATCCGCAAGGAGGCTCTTTCTCTGTTGACAAAGATTTCATGCGGTTGGCGTCGGCCCCACAAGGAAGCAAACCTCATTTCTCTGAGTGGGATATCTACTCGGTTCTTGGAGTATTACAAGGTCAACGAGCGGCTAAATCTTGTTTGGACAGTTGTTATCCATGAAGAGAAACACGATTATAAACAAGTTTTAGTGGTTTGGGATATATCAGCATTGTCTGATATTGCAGAGGTGGCAAAGAAGCTCGACAACTTTTTCCGGAGTTACCCATTAGACGTCATGAGCCTATGCAGATACAAACGTTTCGAGGG GAATTTCATTTTTCCGGTAGAGGTACAGAAATCAGATTATATGCAGCTCTTGTCAATTCAATTTGCTGGACTCAGTTTACAGGATGACTTCTGA